The following nucleotide sequence is from uncultured Flavobacterium sp..
AAAGGCAAAAATACTATTTTTTTATTTCGTATAATCCTTAAACATGTAAATCCATGCTAATCTTGAAAATCGGAGATTGAAAGAAGTAAGTAAAGTAATGACAACAGCGATGATTGGAATAATTCTTAAATCGAAATTTTTCTCAAAGAAAAACTGTGCAATACAATACGTGGCAATTCCCTGCGCAACTGTTAATCCGTAGTTTACATACATGGCGCCAAAGAAATAACCAGGTTCTTTTTGAAATTTATAATTGCAATGACTGCAGTATTCGTTCATTTTTGGAAGACCGAAAGTCAAAAAAATACTTTTGTCTTTAAATACTTTTCCTTTATGACAAATAGGACATTCGTTGCTTAAAATATGAGTTAATGCACTTGACATGATTTTGTTGTTTTTTATTTATACAAAGGTAATTCAGAGCAGGATAAAAGTCTTTTTTATATCTTCGCTACTTATAGCACAATAAAGACATTTTTTATGACATCGCCTACCTTGAACGACTTTGTAAACGAAAAACATGATTGGGCGATCGCAGATATGACCAATAAAAAATAAATTCTACATATATGAAAAAGTATCCCGTTTATAGTGTTCAGAATTTTAGCTGCAATGATATTCATCGTGATTTTTATATAAATACATTCAAAGAACATTTAAAAAATCACAGTTTTGTCGAAGAACCACATCGTCATGATTCATATTTAATGGTTTTTTTTACGAATGGTTCAGGACAGCACGAAGTCGATTTTGATCAATTTGAAATAAAAAGAGGAAGTTTATTTGTACTGCAGCCAGGACAAATGCATCATTGGAATTTGTCTGAAGATGTCGAAGGTTTTGTAATTATCTTTTCGCAGGAATTGTATAATTTGTATTTCGGACAAAAAAATATCAATGATTACAATTTTTATCATTCGATTCATAACAGGCCGGAAATGGTTTTTGAAGAAAAAGAAATCCCGAAAATCCAGCTCTATTTTGATTTGTTGATTCAGGAAAACAATCAGGAAAACAAATATCAACTGGATAAAATGCTGAATTTGTTAGATTGTATTCATATCGAAATTGGTCGTAAATACAACGAAACCTATTCGCATCAAACCCATTCGTACAATATTAAAATCAACAAGTTTGAATCGCTTTTAGAGGAATA
It contains:
- a CDS encoding DUF983 domain-containing protein; translated protein: MSSALTHILSNECPICHKGKVFKDKSIFLTFGLPKMNEYCSHCNYKFQKEPGYFFGAMYVNYGLTVAQGIATYCIAQFFFEKNFDLRIIPIIAVVITLLTSFNLRFSRLAWIYMFKDYTK
- a CDS encoding helix-turn-helix domain-containing protein — its product is MKKYPVYSVQNFSCNDIHRDFYINTFKEHLKNHSFVEEPHRHDSYLMVFFTNGSGQHEVDFDQFEIKRGSLFVLQPGQMHHWNLSEDVEGFVIIFSQELYNLYFGQKNINDYNFYHSIHNRPEMVFEEKEIPKIQLYFDLLIQENNQENKYQLDKMLNLLDCIHIEIGRKYNETYSHQTHSYNIKINKFESLLEEYFRAEKLPSFYAEKLNITLKHLNRICNEILQKTATEVITDRVVLEMKRMLIDKQLAVNEVAFKVGYEDYSYFSRFFKKQTGMSPTEFRNTAR